A part of Legionella sainthelensi genomic DNA contains:
- a CDS encoding response regulator, with protein MENSPTSQIYARAFTKMDNMVYLIDKDGFLIDCNANLLRFLGCSHIENNSICSIYEMMRQQGLWTSEQIDSVQQQDIAALISGKSEVEPQAIIKNNGSIIYFEISRIPLADKSGKALGLVVTIRDISKQKQLTDQLKNLKSQVNYNHKTVTNHLISETTGQTNKLKILLIEDNLIAQKAEKTILMSCKCLTDVVATPSQACEIFKPAKYDLILMDLTLEEGDGYTLTATLRSKEQGTQCRVPIIALTGHDPMDVGFNCEDAEMDGILRKPLTIEQANQLIQRYIRHIDIKVKGLMEFKQ; from the coding sequence ATGGAAAACTCACCTACTTCGCAGATTTATGCTAGAGCATTTACAAAAATGGATAATATGGTTTATCTCATTGATAAAGATGGTTTTCTTATTGATTGTAATGCTAATTTATTACGCTTTTTAGGTTGTAGTCATATCGAAAATAACTCCATATGCTCGATTTATGAAATGATGCGTCAACAGGGTTTATGGACTTCTGAACAAATTGATAGCGTTCAGCAGCAGGACATTGCCGCCCTCATATCCGGGAAAAGCGAAGTCGAACCACAGGCAATTATCAAAAATAATGGTAGTATTATTTATTTTGAAATTTCACGAATTCCCTTGGCAGATAAATCAGGAAAGGCTCTCGGTCTGGTTGTGACTATCCGAGATATATCCAAGCAAAAACAATTAACAGATCAACTAAAAAATTTAAAATCCCAAGTTAACTACAATCATAAAACAGTTACAAATCATCTTATCTCTGAAACAACAGGACAAACCAATAAATTAAAAATTTTGCTTATAGAAGATAATCTGATTGCACAAAAAGCAGAAAAAACAATTTTAATGAGCTGCAAATGTTTAACAGATGTTGTTGCCACACCCAGCCAAGCATGTGAGATTTTTAAACCAGCAAAATATGATTTGATTTTAATGGACTTAACTCTAGAGGAAGGAGATGGCTATACTTTGACAGCAACATTAAGAAGCAAAGAACAAGGAACACAGTGCAGGGTTCCTATTATTGCTTTAACAGGACATGATCCAATGGATGTTGGTTTTAACTGTGAAGATGCTGAAATGGATGGTATTCTTCGCAAACCGCTCACTATCGAACAAGCAAATCAACTGATACAACGCTATATTCGCCACATTGATATCAAAGTTAAAGGATTGATGGAGTTTAAACAATGA
- a CDS encoding cupin domain-containing protein, producing MRRSIWDKKFGVNLTRLAPGAQSALLHRHSVQEEFIFILEGQPSLVTDVDEFQLQPGMCAGFTPDGVAHKLINRTSSDVIYLEIGDRTEGDKVHYPNDDLVAVFDSNGQWQFSRKNGEFY from the coding sequence ATTAGGCGATCTATTTGGGATAAAAAATTTGGTGTCAATTTAACTCGACTTGCTCCCGGAGCGCAATCGGCATTACTCCATCGACATTCAGTACAAGAAGAATTTATTTTTATTTTAGAAGGACAACCATCATTAGTGACTGATGTTGATGAGTTTCAATTGCAACCAGGGATGTGTGCTGGGTTTACTCCTGATGGTGTAGCACATAAATTAATAAATCGAACATCGAGTGATGTTATTTACCTGGAAATTGGCGACCGAACTGAAGGAGATAAAGTACATTATCCCAATGACGATCTAGTAGCTGTCTTTGATTCAAATGGGCAGTGGCAATTTTCTCGAAAAAATGGTGAATTCTATTAA
- a CDS encoding protein kinase domain-containing protein has protein sequence MLDNNLKEIINELQEQDVLPHTGTIIGGPRNQVDKKGRAKQGHLFSVIDKKPIGEGGFASVYPVTLYRQDETGIAKKSTHHKKFVTKEFNLNKLKNKYHDLNIENLIEKEFDFCRKAGHLSIKPPVYENNKCYLTMKRMPGKNLEDIFSKLMDDPDCLTDNQKIQITYALLLALKNQVIDKGIIHRDIKPENIHVKLAEPVEVNIFDYGLAKKAGEEDGLFPGSEIWAAPELFTGSPHDNKADIFSMGRVIAFLWGESPENYLSGNPFKKSKNAAKNLNLPADAKWVEPFLKPMLAKTQNDRTDIDSAINHFERLVAINAPIHKLPKLTIENHAPINNHHFFQTRIESTGSSYPKSLSIQQDIKRDLLELLEYLPSQYSHYRSNTLFKKTVGRFTTIQKMMNELNQIMNEKESQDIPQALYDFILHHQNKSMHASEANIIRKINGFLQDIEYRNLTNSSFKL, from the coding sequence ATGCTTGATAACAATCTAAAAGAAATAATCAATGAATTACAAGAACAGGATGTACTTCCTCATACCGGAACAATTATCGGCGGTCCTAGAAATCAAGTTGATAAAAAAGGAAGGGCAAAACAAGGACATCTTTTTTCAGTTATTGATAAAAAGCCAATAGGAGAAGGTGGATTTGCTTCTGTTTATCCGGTCACTTTATATCGACAAGATGAAACTGGCATAGCTAAAAAATCTACTCACCATAAAAAATTTGTAACAAAGGAATTTAATTTAAATAAACTTAAAAACAAATATCATGACTTAAATATAGAAAATTTAATTGAAAAAGAGTTTGATTTTTGTCGAAAAGCAGGGCATTTAAGTATAAAACCGCCGGTATACGAGAATAATAAATGTTATCTGACAATGAAACGAATGCCAGGGAAGAATTTAGAGGATATCTTTAGTAAATTAATGGATGATCCTGATTGTCTTACAGATAATCAAAAAATTCAGATAACCTATGCCTTATTGTTGGCTTTGAAAAACCAGGTGATTGATAAAGGAATTATTCATCGAGATATAAAGCCTGAAAATATTCATGTTAAACTAGCGGAGCCTGTTGAAGTAAATATTTTTGATTACGGACTTGCAAAAAAAGCAGGCGAAGAAGATGGACTATTCCCTGGAAGCGAAATTTGGGCAGCACCTGAACTATTTACCGGCTCACCCCATGATAATAAAGCGGATATTTTTTCAATGGGAAGAGTAATTGCTTTCTTATGGGGCGAAAGTCCTGAAAACTATTTAAGTGGTAATCCTTTTAAGAAAAGCAAAAATGCAGCAAAAAACCTGAATTTGCCTGCAGATGCTAAATGGGTAGAACCATTTTTGAAGCCAATGTTAGCAAAAACTCAAAATGATAGAACAGATATTGATTCCGCAATAAACCATTTCGAGCGACTAGTAGCCATTAATGCACCGATACATAAATTACCTAAACTTACAATAGAAAATCATGCACCTATTAATAATCACCACTTTTTTCAAACGCGAATTGAAAGCACAGGAAGTTCTTATCCTAAATCATTAAGTATTCAACAAGATATCAAAAGAGATTTACTGGAGTTATTAGAGTATCTTCCCAGCCAATATTCTCATTATCGCAGTAATACACTTTTTAAAAAAACAGTGGGGCGCTTTACCACAATACAAAAAATGATGAATGAACTAAATCAGATAATGAATGAAAAAGAGTCTCAAGACATACCTCAGGCATTATATGATTTTATTCTTCATCATCAGAATAAATCGATGCATGCCAGTGAGGCTAATATTATAAGAAAAATAAATGGCTTCTTACAAGATATTGAGTATCGAAATTTAACCAATTCAAGCTTTAAATTATAA
- a CDS encoding LuxR C-terminal-related transcriptional regulator has protein sequence MIPEKLLTYTKTIFEYSHSTVYIKDKNCHYQYMNNNGLKQLQLQEQDILHMPDKALPFRKYADFYNSHDYSAMEEIIYFQLDDCITKNGEKLFALSHKLPLKDEDGKTHGVIGFTKFMTLQELISNLNSKNTFLAPNLKININIDDWLKTTINLSRREMEVLYYFLQGKTIKIIAPLLHITERTVIFHLNNIKSKWGCYNKEDIYTKAIEKGLKNLTIIWDLLAMRS, from the coding sequence ATGATCCCTGAAAAACTCTTGACCTATACAAAAACAATTTTTGAATATTCCCATAGTACCGTATACATCAAAGATAAAAATTGTCATTACCAGTATATGAATAATAATGGGCTCAAACAATTGCAACTACAAGAGCAAGATATTCTCCACATGCCAGATAAAGCACTTCCCTTTCGAAAGTATGCGGATTTTTATAATAGCCATGATTACTCCGCAATGGAAGAAATTATTTACTTTCAATTAGATGATTGTATTACTAAAAATGGCGAAAAACTCTTTGCCTTATCTCACAAATTACCGCTTAAAGATGAAGATGGAAAAACGCATGGCGTCATTGGTTTTACCAAATTTATGACTCTCCAAGAGCTGATTAGTAACCTCAATTCAAAAAATACTTTTTTAGCACCTAACCTTAAAATCAATATTAATATTGATGATTGGTTAAAAACAACGATTAATTTGTCTCGCCGGGAGATGGAGGTTTTGTATTATTTTTTACAAGGCAAAACCATCAAGATCATTGCACCATTACTTCATATAACTGAAAGAACAGTTATTTTTCATCTTAATAATATAAAAAGCAAATGGGGTTGTTACAATAAAGAAGATATTTACACTAAAGCCATTGAAAAAGGCTTGAAAAATCTTACAATTATCTGGGATTTGTTAGCGATGCGTTCCTAA